The genomic interval GacctataaaattttataacttgacagttgacacaaataaaaactatgcaaaaataaaaacttcaatGACCAACGATAAAAAGTACCAAAAGAGAGGAATTGCTATGACCCACATAAGGGGGTTGAATAGCATTGGGTTTCTTAGCCCTACTGGTGTGAGCACAGGCTGATGCTGCAGAAATTTTTCTGTTCACCTCGGTGGTCATCGGAGACGAGAAAAAGACAGATCTAAGAGATGGAGGAGAGGAAGATCAGATACTATTATGAAAATTTTAGCCGAAATTGTAACTTGAAAAAGCTAATAGTACAGTCATGTTTTGGTTTAGTGGTAAAATACGGGAAAACGAGGGGAAGCGCGCAAGGTTGGATGAAGGACCAATTGATGCTTAAAACTTTCATAATCGAAGGAGTTGAGGCgggcaagtgataaataattcatgttaagaatggaagtgtttggagattttgaggatcaaattttagaatcttattcaatgatagaaagttaaaaagaagaaatgtaacaactaatttatggtttagttgttggtcttgggaagtcaagcgtgaagatttgaaatgatcaTTTTAGTAACTGGATGGACGAAGAAAGGAGAGAGTGGTtgtctatgtgtaaataaaatCTCAGTTGATGTGCGAGTGTGTGGTGCCACGTGAATGTAACCATGGTGAGGTAGACTTCTGTGAGCCATATCATCACTAATCAGGAGAACAATTATGGGACACTAGCCCACAAGAAGATTTTAAGGACCAAAACACTAATACCTCTATAGGGACTAAATGATTATTTAAGTCTTCctcaaaattttcttttgttgAGTATTGCACAGATATTTAAAAGTCTTCCTTATACTAACAAGGGTGAATATGAGGTGAAGTGAGGTGCCATGCGTGCAACTGTGTGAGTAAATTTGCTAATGGAAAAGGGGGCATTTATCATGccaaacaaataaacaattgGCAAAGGGAGAAGATCAACCGGACCAAATCAAAGAGTGCATATTTATTTAAGGTTTTGGCCAATTCGGCTTGCAGAGGAAGAATAGCTACCAGAAAACACTTGAACTCTGATGTACATTTGATTCAAGTAATTGTGGCTTTTACCTATGTACAGATCCATAATGTTTCCAATTACCACTCAGAGTTAATCGAGTTCACATGTGTGGATGTGGATTTGGTCATTAGGGATTCAAACTTGGATATATGCCAAATGTTCAAACCATGTTGCCATGgcacaaaatataataaaccgGGTAAACAATACAATGATTACATAAGGAAGAAACTTATAGTGCAGTTGATGCGCAATGGAATCAACGTTGATTCGACACCAGAATTTTAGAGAAATTTAGCAGCACCAACAAGGTCACTTATTACAAATGTAAGAAGATTCAAATTTCTAAATGTAAAAAGTCCTCTAGGActattattttcattatcaGAGAACAATTAAAGAGGTGAAATCGAACAGCACGCACAATGGACTAGGGTTTACAATATTTTCTTGATAGATTTATAAACACGAAAACAAGTAACAGAGAAAAACTCACGGAGGAGATGGATCAATGTTGTTCATTGAAGATACTACGAAGGCGAGAAGCTAAGATTCCAGTAGAATCTTGAGAAGCTTCATGAAGCAATGCGCGTTTAATGTTTTTCATACGGTCGGTGAGTGAACCGTGTTCTTCCCTTAGAGCATGTGTATCTTCTTCAAGTCCATGGATTTTGTACTTTTGTCCCAAGGATCTCATGCTTAAGAGAAGAATTCCAGTCATAGCGAAAAATTGAATGAAGCTGTCCTTTCGTTTCATCGCGTGCGCCAAAAACCCTAACTTCTTCTTCGCATCGCCGGCACCGGCGGCGGTAGATCGAGTTGAGGAGGAAGACATGGACAATTAACAACCACGTAACTCGGGCTATAGAGTATAGTCGCACCACCCCAATCAAtgccttcttcttcttccactgGTTGAGATTCAACGCCACAGCTCGATTGAATAGCGTTTGATTACGTTGTTATGGTTGAATAAACCCTTAAATTTGTGCCGGCGTGTGGGGTGTGAAAACAGACTAGGGGTCCAAAAATTAATAGTaccatataataataataataataataatcataataataatcataataataatcataataataatcataataataatcataataataatcataataataatcataataataatcataataataatcataataataatcataataataatcataataataatcataataataatcataataataatcataataataatcataataataatcataataataatcataataataatcataataataatcataataataatcataataataatcataataataatcataataataatcataataataatcataataataatcataataataatcataataataatcataataataatcataataataatcataataataatcataataataatcataataataatcataataataatcataataataatcataataataatcataataataatcataataataatcataataataatcataataataatcataataataatcataataataatcataataataatcataataataatcataataataatcataataataatcataataataatcataataataatcataataataatcataataataatcataataataatcataataataatcataataataatcataataataatcataa from Cicer arietinum cultivar CDC Frontier isolate Library 1 chromosome 5, Cicar.CDCFrontier_v2.0, whole genome shotgun sequence carries:
- the LOC101492657 gene encoding uncharacterized protein, which translates into the protein MSSSSTRSTAAGAGDAKKKLGFLAHAMKRKDSFIQFFAMTGILLLSMRSLGQKYKIHGLEEDTHALREEHGSLTDRMKNIKRALLHEASQDSTGILASRLRSIFNEQH